A window of Ardenticatenales bacterium genomic DNA:
CCACGGCATCAATGAGAACCATGGCCGCCAATTCGCCGCCGGTGAGGACAAAATCGCCGATGGAGATTTCGTCGCTGACGAGGTGCTGGCGCACGCGCTCGTCTACGCCTTCGTAGCGTCCACAGAGCAGCAGCAGGCGGGGCTGCCGCGCCAGTTCGGCGGCGAGGGCCTGGTTAAAGAGGCGACCTTGTGGCGTGAGGAGGATGATGGGGGGCGGCGTGGCGGCGGGTGGGTCGGCCAGGATGGCTTCTACGGCGGCGAAGATGGGCGCGGGTTTGAGGACCATGCCGCCGCCGCCGCCGTAGGGGGGCTCGTCGGTGATGCGGTGTTTGCCGGCAGCGTAGTCACGAATGTTGTGCAGGTGGAGGTGGAGAATGCCGGCATCTTGCGCCCGCCGCAAAATACTGGCATTCAGGTAGTCGGGAAACATGTCGGGGAACAGCGTGAGGATGTCTATGCGCATGGCGTAAATATACATGAATCGCGGGGAGTTGGCAGCGGCGAGTCAGTGGTTGCGGTGGATCGGTCGTTCGCTGGTATAATTCGGGGTGGAGGTTTCTTATGCGCATTATGATTACGGGCGCGCGCGGGCAGGTGGGACGCGCGCTGCAAGCGGTCTTGACCGAACATGAATGTATTCCCGCCAATCGGCCCGACGTGGAGGTGAGCGACCGCGAATCGGTGGGGGCGGCGGTGCGGGTGGCGCAACCTGATGTGATTGTCCACTGCGCGGCGTACACGGACGTGGACGGTTGCGCCCGCGACCCGCAACTGGCTTACCGCGTGAACGGGTTGGGGACGCAGAATGTGGCCCTGGCTTGCGAATCGGTGGGGGCGGCGCTGATTTATGTGAGTACGAATGAGGTTTTTGCCGGCACAAATCCCCACGGATACGCTGAATGGGACACGCCCGACCCCATCAACCCCTACGGACAATCCAAAGCCGCCGGCGAGATGTACGCCCGCACCCTCGCGCGCCGCTGCGCCATCGTACGCACCGCCTGGGTCTTCGCCGCCGGCGGGCGCAACTTCATCCACGCCATCCTCGACCGCGCCCACCGCACCGGGCAGGTGCGCGTGGTCACGGACGAGGTGGGCAACCCCACCTACGCCGCCGACCTGGCCGCGGGCATCGCCCAACTGATTGCGGCGCGGCAGTACGGCATCTTCCACCTGGTCAACGCGGGCGCATGTTCACGGTGGGCGTTCGCCAACGAGATTTTGCGCCAGGAAAATCTAACGCACGTGCGCAACACCCCCATTTTGGGGCAAGCGTTTGTGCGTGCGTCCACCCCACCCCGCTTTGGCGCGCTGCACAACAACGCCGCCGCCGCGCTGGGCATTACCCTGCGCCCCTGGCAAGAAGCACTCGCCGCTTATTTGCGAACAGTTTAAGTAATCGCCCGTTATTAATTTGGCAAGATTGGTCCAATCTCGGAGATTGGACCAATCTAAATGACAACACCTCCTATGCCCGCCGCCTCGATCATCATTCCCCACTGGAACGGCAAGCAGCACCTGGACGACTGCCTGGGCAGCTTGCGCCGCCAGACCCGCGCCGATTTTGAGGTGCTGCTGGTGGACAATGGTTCGACGGATGGCTCGCAGGCGTATGTGCGCCGGGCGTTTCCTGAGGTGCGGCTACTGGCGTTGGGGGAGAATCGGGGGTTTACGGGGGCGTGTAATGCCGGCATGCGCGCCGCCCAATCCCCCATCCTCATCCTCCTCAACAACGACACCGAAACTGATCCCGGCTGGCTCGCCGCCATCCTGGACGCCTTTACCCGTCACCCGCATGTGGGCAGCGTCGCCAGCAAAATGCTCCTCTTCGACCGCCGCGACCATTTCCACACCGCCGGCGACTTCTACCGCGTCGATGGCATCCCCGGCAATCGCGGCGTGTGGCAAAAAGACGAAGGGCAATACGAGCGCGAGGAAGCCGTTTTTAGCGCCTGCGGGGGGGCCGCCGCCTACCGCCGCGCCATGCTGGACGAGATCGGGCTGCTGGATGACGATTTCTTCTTCTCCTGCGAGGACGTAGACCTGGGCTGGCGCGCCCATCTGGCCGGCTGGGCGGTGCTGTATGTGCCCACGGCCATCGTCTACCACAAACTGAAGGCCACCGGCGGCAGCGTCACCGGCAGCTACTACGACGGGCGCAACTTTCTCTACCTGATCTGGAAGAATTATCCGGCCAGCCTGCTACGGCAAAACTGGCGGCTGGTGCTGCGCGGGCAGTGGGAGATCACGCGCGCGGCGCTGCGCCATTGGCGCGGCGCGGCGGCGCGGGCCAGGCTGCGGGGGCAGGTGGCGGGTCTGCTTGGCCTGCCAAAGATGTGGCGCAAGCGGCGTGAGATCCAGGCAAACCGGCGCATTACCGATGACTCCCTGCTGGCCCTGCTGACGCCTATTGACGATACCGGAGGAGCCAAGTAACATTCACCCTTGACTTGAAACAGGTAAGTGATTCACCTTATGTTTCCGCTTGAGCGGTTGCATATGCCGGCATCCCCACCCCAAACGCAACGAAGATACCGGCCTACACAAGAGAAAACCCTGATTCCCAACCATCTTTCCTCATGAATCCGTATCTCTCCGTCATTATCCCCGCCTACAATGAAGAAACCCGCCTCCCCAAGACCCTGGCAGCAATTTATGCCTACCTGTTGCCGCAGCCATTTTCATGGGAAGTGATTGTGGCCCTCGACGGTTGCACGGACAATACGCGCGGCGTGGTGGAGGCATTTGCCGCGGACAAGGAACAGTTCCGCTGGCTGGACCGGCGGGAAAATCGGGGAAAGGGTTACACGGTACGGGAGGGGATGCTGGCGGCGCGGGGCGGGATTCGCCTGTTCACGGATGCGGATAATTCCACGGATATGGCGCATTTTGACCAGATGCAGCCGTTCCTGGCGCAGGGGTACGACGTGGTGATTTGCTCGCGGGATGCGAAGGATGTACCCGGCGCGCGGCAGGCGGTTCCGCAGCCATTTTTGAAGCGATTTTTGGGAAATGCCGGCAATCTTTTCATCCAACTCATGGCCG
This region includes:
- a CDS encoding glycosyltransferase family 2 protein; protein product: MNPYLSVIIPAYNEETRLPKTLAAIYAYLLPQPFSWEVIVALDGCTDNTRGVVEAFAADKEQFRWLDRRENRGKGYTVREGMLAARGGIRLFTDADNSTDMAHFDQMQPFLAQGYDVVICSRDAKDVPGARQAVPQPFLKRFLGNAGNLFIQLMAVPGIWDTQCGFKAFTAEAAERIFGAARIDRWGFDIEALALARRYGYKTAVIAADWIDDAGTHVQRWDYLDTIGETLKIRWNLMTGVYPRR
- the trmD gene encoding tRNA (guanosine(37)-N1)-methyltransferase TrmD produces the protein MRIDILTLFPDMFPDYLNASILRRAQDAGILHLHLHNIRDYAAGKHRITDEPPYGGGGGMVLKPAPIFAAVEAILADPPAATPPPIILLTPQGRLFNQALAAELARQPRLLLLCGRYEGVDERVRQHLVSDEISIGDFVLTGGELAAMVLIDAVARLLPGVLGAEDAADQDSHATGLLEGPHYTRPETFRGWSVPPVLRSGHAAQIARWRRQEALRRTWRRRPELLLTAALSEEDRQFLAVLALE
- a CDS encoding glycosyltransferase family 2 protein — translated: MPAASIIIPHWNGKQHLDDCLGSLRRQTRADFEVLLVDNGSTDGSQAYVRRAFPEVRLLALGENRGFTGACNAGMRAAQSPILILLNNDTETDPGWLAAILDAFTRHPHVGSVASKMLLFDRRDHFHTAGDFYRVDGIPGNRGVWQKDEGQYEREEAVFSACGGAAAYRRAMLDEIGLLDDDFFFSCEDVDLGWRAHLAGWAVLYVPTAIVYHKLKATGGSVTGSYYDGRNFLYLIWKNYPASLLRQNWRLVLRGQWEITRAALRHWRGAAARARLRGQVAGLLGLPKMWRKRREIQANRRITDDSLLALLTPIDDTGGAK
- the rfbD gene encoding dTDP-4-dehydrorhamnose reductase, giving the protein MRIMITGARGQVGRALQAVLTEHECIPANRPDVEVSDRESVGAAVRVAQPDVIVHCAAYTDVDGCARDPQLAYRVNGLGTQNVALACESVGAALIYVSTNEVFAGTNPHGYAEWDTPDPINPYGQSKAAGEMYARTLARRCAIVRTAWVFAAGGRNFIHAILDRAHRTGQVRVVTDEVGNPTYAADLAAGIAQLIAARQYGIFHLVNAGACSRWAFANEILRQENLTHVRNTPILGQAFVRASTPPRFGALHNNAAAALGITLRPWQEALAAYLRTV